tatacaaaaaatgaagaagaaaatctTGCAATGAGGAGAAAATTTCTATGATATCGACaattcataaaagtaaatattttagtcaagaacattgaaaagaaaacttgggtgaaaaatttaacatgCTCTAAGTTTTATTTCTCAACATAGAAAGATAACTTAAATAGAAATTGAAAcccgagaaaaataaaattccattaattAGATCTCGGTTCAAAGTGTCTTTAAGAGAGACATCATCCCTACAGAATACAATGTTATTTTGGAATTAGTAGTAAGTATTATTTCCTTTCTGGTTAGCTCCGTTTGGTTGGAGGAAAGGCTTGGTTGGTCACTTCTACTCGTAGGGACAAAATGGGTGGGAGTCGTTCTGATTTTGCTCAATTGTGGGTCTTTGACCGTTGGCAGTCCCTTAGAATGGATCTCTTTGATGGAGTGCCCATCCCCTCAACATAAGTGTGCACCTCGTTTAGTTTTGGCAGTCTGAGCTGATATGTTGGCAGATTTTATACGAAGGCGCTCGCACCACGCTCTCTGCTATTTTGGCGCTTTCGCGCTGTATCAGACCTTGTCAAACTGttccaccgtaaagtgctcgacttcgtgtgttggtcgtcaggctaccaaaCCAGGGGaaccattccctctgcagacgacaaaaattttaatgtcatgtcttcggatcctcCTCGGGGATATTTCCCAAACAGACCCCAACAGCCCATtgggcagctctagtgtgacgtaaataaagtacctaccaaaATCGAATCTAAAAgaagctaaatataaaattatttaatacagtttatatatatttaaaaattaaaatgcaattatactTACTAAGCAGCTAAAAATATCTTTCGCAAATGATGTAAACAGACTTCTGGCGAATACCAAAATGTGCCAACGTTTATGTTTTTAGAAGCGAAAATAATTCATGTCagcttattttcatttattggaATTTAGATTTAACTACATCCTTATAATGTGTATGGAAGCGTTAAATAACAcacaatttttagagtttttcaacgccaaattcgaatttgtaTTTCATCCCAGCTTCTATagtttagataaaaattgaCCAACCAGTGAGCGGACCTTTAAACGACTTCGTCTTAGAAAATTTGTATTTGGTGATTAGTTTAAGCAACAGACGGTTGCATTGAACCTTCATTCCAAtacagtcccgcagtggactaatcgtAATGACACGGtacccagtagaacaccgaagtcaagcatcactggcagcgTTTCGTAAGCGGGTAGTCTtgatcagtctgtgtagggaccgagagtgcaCGATATcggtcctcgctaaactgttcgaccgtaaagtgcttgacttcacGTGCAAGTTGTCGGGCTAtcaatgtgaaatattttgtgcttatgcgcatcgtattttttgttaaataacttACTTATTATATATCAGTTTGAAGATGGAAACGAGAAGAGTTTTTGTGGTTACCATGGTAAGTTTAGAatgtaaataatactttttgagtaagagattttgttttcttttttggaactgcgatgctgtaatttaattgtttagttaataattcttccttttaaattaaacgtaatagtagagttttaattatttgattcgaagtcctttgagttttatttgaggtcagtaagtattttgtattttttgacatatgGCGTCAGCGACAGGACTTTGAATTTCTGTTGAGATTTTAGAAAACGACTATTACTGAATCTGAGTGAAAATGGAAGTATTGAAACAAGTGAGAACACAGCATCGTAGATTGTTTACACAGTCATGCAatgattttgcaaaatttgagaCTGAAATGATTGATGAAGagaaattgttgaaattaaGAATCATATCAGAAAAAGGTAAGCAATTACTTGTATCTGAAGAAAATGTAAGAATTGAATTGTTTTCGGAAGTTCGAGATAAAAACGAAATTGATAAAGAAATAGATGATTCCGAAGCGTATATTGATAGAATTAGAGTTTTCGATAATGTCCGTTACTAACCATTTAGTTGTTGGTCCGACAAATTTGCAGTAACCAAAGATTAAGCTTCCAGTCTTTGatggaaatttgaaaaactggCTCAGATTTTGGTGCCAATTTGAGAAAATTGACAAAGATCCGAATATTGGCGGccatgataaatttatttatttatcgcaATCCATATTAACAGGATCACCTGCTGATGaacttttaaagagtttttctcCGAGTGGAAAGAGTTATAAAACTGCAATTAATCAACTTAAAACTCGGTATGGAATGGATGAATTGTTGATTCAATTGTATGTGAGAGAGTTATTATCTTTAGTAttacataaacaaagcaaatcTGAGAAATCTCTGCGGAAACTTTATGACCAACTTGAATCAAAACTTCGATCATTAGAAGTGTGAGGAGTAACTAGAGAAAAATATGCTGCAATGTTGTTTCCTCTAGTCGAGTCGTCAATTCCAGAGGAAACGCTCAAGGCGTGGGAAAGATATCGGACTATGAATAAGCGGTCAGTTGTTCATGTTGTTCCAAATGTTGAAGGAGCTGAACCAACTACCAAGACTGACTTGGATACTTTGCTAGAGTTCTTAGAGGGAGAAGTACAGGCTGAAGAGAGAGTGAACATGGCATATCAATCCTTAGTGAGAGGTACAGATGATAGTGAGAAGCGAATAATTCCTACGAATGGTAGATTCCAGTTGAAgcaaaaatttgctaaatctTCCCTAGTACCTTCTACTTCTGAATTGCTTACTTCACCACAAGAAAAGAGAAAGtgtcttttttattcaaatcaacaCAATTCTTGGGAATGTGAATATGCAAAAAATGTGAGTTTAAATGATAGCGAAGCTGCTGTTGCAAGATCACGTTGTTATTTCTTATGCTTACGACCAGGCCACAGAGAAATAAATTGCAGACGGAAACCATGCTTTAATTGTGGTAAAAAGCACAACATACTTCTTTGCAGAGGAGTTGCGGCCTGTAATGAAGTTCAAAACCCAGAGAGTAAAGCAACCGAAAGTGTCGTTGGCGATAACGTCTAAACTAGCCAGTCTcttcattctgaaattttattacagacTTTAGTCCTGCGCATAAGAAATGGAAATAAAGACAAACTTGTGAGAGCTATTATTGATACAGACTCTGAGCGAACATATATTACGAGAGACGTAGTCAAATATTTGGGTATAGAGAAATGTGGAGAAATTAAGTTAGTGCAACAATTGTTTGGAGGTGTATCATCAGGTGAAAAGTGTGATTCTCAATATAAAGTTACTTTAGCGAGTAttgataacaaatttttttgcaaagtaCTTTGTTTAGATCAACCAGTGATTTGTGATTATGTCAAACTCATCCCCTATGGTCCGTGGATGAAGGAGTTGAATGAATATGGAATATGTGTGAATGATACCGAGTATAGTTCTCTAGGAGTATCTAATGACGTCAAATTATTACTTGGAGCTGATGTGGCCGGCAAGCTTTTCACAGGCAATGTAAAATGTTTGATTGAAGGTTCTGTTGCCATTGAGTCACATCTAGGGTGGACTCTTATGGGGAAGATACCTATAAATGATGCTACTGTGACGACAAATTCTTCTCTTTCATTGCTTTCAACTGAATCATCTGTGAATCAACTGTGATCATTGGATCTCTTGGGAATCACTGATCCATCTGCTAAGAAAGTGCAGGCAGAGTTGCAAAGAGCTACACAGGAGTACTTTTCGGAAACAATCAGACTGGATGTGGAAAACCGTTTTGCGGTTAGCATGCCTTGGCTGGAAGATCATCCTCCATTGCCAACCAACTATGACCTGGCTTATAGAAACTTAAATTCGACTGTCAATCAGTCGATTTATAAAGAGTATGATCAAGTTTCTAAGGAATGGGTGGAGGAGGGAATAATAGAAGAAGTAAAGGATAATTGGGAGGAAAATGTACACTACCTACCTCATCGTGCAGTTATAAAACCGAATAGCACCACCAAAATTAGACCCGTATTTGATGCTTCAGCCAAGGCCAAAGGTTTTCCAAGTTTAAATGATTGCTTAGAGAAGGGTGAAAATCTTATTGAATTGATACCAAGCATTTTGATGCGGTTTAGGACTGAGAGAATTGGCGTCGTTTCAGACATACGTAAAGCCTTCTTACAAATCGGACTTACTGAAACTGATAGGAATTACTTAAGATTTTTATGGCTTAGTGATACAGGCTTGAAGATTTACAGGCATTGCAGGGTAGTATTTGGAGTTACCTGTCGCCCATTTTTGCTGTCCTCAACTATCAAATACCTTCTGAggaatgttttgaaagaaataaggGAACAAAAATCTACTTATCCTGAATATGTTATACAAAAtggagaaaatgaaataatgaaaggtttttatgtgaaataatgAAAGGTGAATGGAGAAATGATGAAAGGTTTTTATGTGGACAATCGTGTGACGAGTGTCAAGGATACAGAGGAATTGAATATGTTTGAAAGAGTTGCTACTGAAATAATGGCAAGTAGAAAATTCGATCTTAGAGGGTGGGAATACACCGATTTAACCGAGGAAAATTGACAGCCACCTACAAATGTTCTTGGTATGATCTGGGATAAGAAAAATGATTCTCTTGAAATGAGTACAGACTGCATTAAAGAGCTTGACATTGAGAAAGTAACGAAGAGAACCATCCTGTCAACTGCACATAGTTTTTTTGACCCCTTGGGTATAATCTGTCCTGTAACACTGATCCCAAAATTGCTTCTTCAGAGCATTTGCACGTTGAAACTGAATTGGGATGATCAGGATGATGATGAAAACATCagaagagaatttttaaaatggattgaAGGTGTACtgtaaattgagaaaattaatattccaaGGTATTTTGGATTAAGTGGATCCAAGAAGTGTTCcatatatttcttttgtgaTGCAAGTAAATTGGCCTGGATCAAAAGAAGTGAACAATtggcaatttttctttataaccgAGTGTGTGAAATCAGAGAGCAGAATGAAGTTAACACCTGGAGACATGTTCCTGGGACGATGAACCCAGCTGATTCGCCAAGTAGAGGATGTTCAGTGCAACAGCTTCTGCGATTGCAATGGTAGGAGGGTCCCATTTATTTACACTTACCTCAAGAATTGTGGCCTTCGTCTGAAGATGTCGTTAATGAGAAGGAAGTGAACTGGGAGAAAAGAAAAGGTGTCACAACCtcaatgataaattttgaagtgattaaatttttgagttctaatatttctaataaccaAAAAATTGTACATACTATGGCGTGGGTGACGAGATtccttttttattgcaaaaatgaagaaagaagaaaaggaGCTCTTTCTGTAAATGAATTAGAGGAAGCTGAGAAAACCACTGTATACTTGATACAACAGGAGTCATTTACAAGAGTTTCAGATAAAAGCCTTAAAACTCTAGATATAATTATTGATAAGAAAGGAATCTATAGATTAAAAAACAACTGTATATAAGAGAGATGATTTTGAAGAGTTTAGAACACCTGCTGCTTTACCTGGAGAGCACCCTATAGTAAAACATTTAGTACTGTCTGAACTTAGAAAAAGGGGGCATGCTGGTGTTTCCTGTACATTAAATTCTCTTAGAGAAAGATTTTGGCTGCTGTGTGGTAGAAGAACTGTAACAGAGAACTGTATCGAGATCTTGTGTAGTCTGCAAACGTTTTTTTGTCAAATCTGTAGACTCACCAAATGCATCTCCACCAGGTGCGAGAGTTCAAGATGCTGTTTTCCAAGTAATGGGTGTGGACTTTGCTGGTCCTGTGATTTTGAAAGACAATTCAAAGGGCTGGATATGCATTTTTACCTGTGCCGTTTATTTTACAGGGAGTAGATAGGCTGTTAAAAAGGCTTgacaaactatatttataagaaCTGCATAGTGAtttagaactttaaattttatttcaaaattcttgcAAAGTGTCATTTTAACATAAGATATCGTTAAGCTATGTAAGTTAACTTTGTTAATGTTGTTTACTTAGGTGGGATGATGTGAAATATTATGTGCTTATGCAcatcgtattttttgttaaataacttACTTATTATATATCAGTTTGAAGATGGAAACGAGAAGAGTTTCTGCGGTTGCCATGGTAAGTTTAGAatgtaaataatagtttttgagtaagagattttgttttcttttttggaacTGCGATGCTGTAATTTAACTGTTTAGTTAATATatcttccttttatattaaacgtATTAAtagagttttaattatttgattcgaagtcctttgagttttatttgaggtcagtaagtattttgtattttttgacaatcaAAGCAGGGatgccatctcctctgcagaggatcaataTTGCGGTGGCATGTCCTCGGATCCTCCTCtaggatatttcccagaccgtcgcctgcagcccattgtgcagctcaagtacgacgtaaataaagtatctaaaGTACATATCTCATTCCGATACAATGGGATAtttgcaagtgacgtagtgtgggtatctcgatcctgattagTTTAAGAAACGggaaatttgtttacttttacaaCTGTTCTTCCCATTCTATTTAAGTTAGTCAAGCCCGTCAAGCAGCAATTCTCTTACATGgtacattctatattcttacaaaaagaattttttcacaaatatttcaattctttcactatatatttcttgctCAACATAAAGACAAACaagaagccatgtagaacataaacaaagtAGTTATGCATCGAAGTTTCGAGGTacacataacaaaaatatatgatgGTTACattgaaatacacaaaaaaataaaaaatctaagttaagtaaaatacgtagatgataaataattatatttcaataaattccaTGTGTGATACGGCACTGTatataattaacttcacgttaatgaACATtgtaact
The Parasteatoda tepidariorum isolate YZ-2023 chromosome 9, CAS_Ptep_4.0, whole genome shotgun sequence genome window above contains:
- the LOC107444786 gene encoding uncharacterized protein; the protein is MPWLEDHPPLPTNYDLAYRNLNSTVNQSIYKEYDQVSKEWVEEGIIEEVKDNWEENVHYLPHRAVIKPNSTTKIRPVFDASAKAKGFPSLNDCLEKGENLIELIPSILMRFRTERIGVVSDIRKAFLQIGLTETDRNYLRFLWLSDTGLKIYRHCRVVFGVTCRPFLLSSTIKYLLRNVLKEIREQKSTYPEYVIQNGENEIMKGFYVK